A stretch of DNA from Nostoc sp. 'Peltigera membranacea cyanobiont' N6:
GTTTTCTCAGGGCTATCATTTGCTTCTATTGTCACTTATCCTGAACCAGAAAAAATCTATACAATTGGTGTTACTTACTTCATTTATATAGCTACTCTAATCTTAATTACTATCTTTGAACTTAATGTTAGATTTAGTGCTTTTATAGTGACATTGACTCTTTTTGGAATAATAGTGAACTATTTTGAGTCAGGTCTTAATTCAATAGATTATTTTATCTTAATATTGTTCAGTATTGCCTTTGCATATATTGGGGCAATCATTATAGGAATCTGTTTAACATTTTCTTATATGTGTGCTGGTTTGTTAGGAGCATTGATAGCCATTTTTGGAGCCGGATGTACAAATGTAGCTATAACTCAAATTGTAGTGCATACATCATACCGGCCTAATAAGGGTGAAGAAACTGTTATCTTAATCACATCAATTTTAGTCATTATTATAGGAGTTATACTCACTAAACAAGCTTTAAATAACTCACCGAAGTATGCTTGGATGATAGAAAAAGCAATCTTCTGGGCTTCAATAGGTGGGACATCTTTTTACGGGGTGGATCTAACAGATGCTTGTTTTGATGGTGCAGACTTAAGATATACAGATTTGAGAAACACTAAATTAACGCATACTAGCTTCAGAAACGTAACCGGGTTAGAATTTGCAAGACTCCAAGGTACTATCTTAGAAGATCCTAAGGTTAGGAAGTTACTAGTTACTGGTTATGGTCGTGGTGAAGATTTTACAGAAGCAAACTTAAATGAAGCTAACCTCAGAGGTGCAGATTTGAGAGAAGCCGTTTTAGTTAAAGCTAAAGCATTAGAAGCTGATTTCTCAGGAGCAATCCTTACTGATGCCTGTATTCAAGATTGGAGCATTAGCCATAATACACGTTTCCAAAATGTTGAATGCCGACGCATCTACTTGAAGTGTAGTGAAAAAGGACATTTTTTAGAACCAAAGCCTGATAGTGGAGAGTTTCAACCAGGCGAATTCGATAAGTGGATCACGGAAATTCGAGATACAATTGACTTAATATTTAGAAATGGATTAAATTTGAGAGCTTTCGCTTTTTCATTGACTCAAACTGCAATTAACCATGAGGGCTTAGATTTATCAGTTCGTAGTATTGAAAATAAAGGTGATGGTGTTGTTGTAGCTAAAGTAGGTGTATCGCTAGAAACTAACAAAACAGCGATACATAAGGAACTAACAGAGTACTATCACCAAGCGTTTCAAGCAATTGAGGCAAAGTATCAACTTGTACTCACGGCTAA
This window harbors:
- a CDS encoding pentapeptide repeat-containing protein, producing MGGKNIHGHQYKEKINLADKNFQNAQAGRSLLWKISLFTISIIIASLCSIFPVFSGLSFASIVTYPEPEKIYTIGVTYFIYIATLILITIFELNVRFSAFIVTLTLFGIIVNYFESGLNSIDYFILILFSIAFAYIGAIIIGICLTFSYMCAGLLGALIAIFGAGCTNVAITQIVVHTSYRPNKGEETVILITSILVIIIGVILTKQALNNSPKYAWMIEKAIFWASIGGTSFYGVDLTDACFDGADLRYTDLRNTKLTHTSFRNVTGLEFARLQGTILEDPKVRKLLVTGYGRGEDFTEANLNEANLRGADLREAVLVKAKALEADFSGAILTDACIQDWSISHNTRFQNVECRRIYLKCSEKGHFLEPKPDSGEFQPGEFDKWITEIRDTIDLIFRNGLNLRAFAFSLTQTAINHEGLDLSVRSIENKGDGVVVAKVGVSLETNKTAIHKELTEYYHQAFQAIEAKYQLVLTAKEDEIERLVIFNQDQQKFIQGLVAGIAETQEKVLIQGEGNRIYIIDQAGNVMESTNQNINAGRDVINNSKIEDSHMAGDRNINTGGGNYNERIERDYIQGNYYAAGQPQSLAEAAAEIQLLLKQLEQTYPTTTTSQQMVVAAEAINRIESNPTLKKRVINAVKEGGLAAFEKAIDNPAGAFIVGAIKGWQEVEAED